In the genome of Amia ocellicauda isolate fAmiCal2 chromosome 3, fAmiCal2.hap1, whole genome shotgun sequence, one region contains:
- the gpatch8 gene encoding G patch domain-containing protein 8 isoform X1, with protein sequence MADRFSRFNEDRDFQGNHFDQYEEGQLELEQASLDKPIESDNIGHRLLQKHGWKLGQGLGKTMQGRTDPVPIILKYDVMGMGRMEMELDYAEDATEKRRVLEVEKEDTEELRQKYKDYAEKEKAIAKALEDLRANFYCELCDKQYQKHQEFDNHINSYDHAHKQRLKELKQREFARNVSSRSRRDEKKQEKALRRLLELAEQRKQQDCAPGSGPMFKATTVAVDGENSEDGTPIPEGASLQEGACEGPHGEDKGAFSYGQIACVASPKQVTAATLPPARNSPSSSSSSSSSSSSSTASTAMMPKVSVSFSFAKKAPVKLETAAAVFAEQGEEVSSEEIAREEEKAVDESSGTPKAPSSDSPGRVPDEEPAQQQQQDEGGALASTLSKLKMMMKRDEASSNQEPQYYHYVPPAHCRVKPNFQFLLFMKASDQSGCREEEEEQAAASSSSEKQTKAREGKQEKEPEKQQRASTEPGSSTPRLKVEEGAGGSPRVSTPSTKGMPDCSQEATEPHVGPRLPTGPFFPVLSKDESTTLQWPSELLEFTRAQPSLSYSCNPLYFDFKLSRNKGSRGGRPPRNTEASCGAGKPGKPGGESTEVGSQEPVAGTSGKVTAPSGDKKDNSSKKEDGTEEGQKQQNNSGKKKKKKKKHKKSGKRSKRKEKEKGTGEAEMEADAAGEKSKKKKKRKRKKSKSRASEEEGEGGGKESSAPQQASGSEDKVESGKRKRPLKEETPRPGAEESSVGKTSEPANSLEEHNGTKRHKPEPSTPAPVPTPAPAPTSSTSSMRKRSSSGGGRGSRHASSEDESEDGGSSSQRSRHHTSPSRQQRRHYSEDSERSRSRSSRRGDRRSRRGSRRGTRRGPSSRSQSYSSSSERSSAGSSRYSGRRGRSYSDSYSDYSEGPRRHSKLSSDSEYERREGGGSRRRSRRRHYSSSSSSEDDSSRSRSHSHRHHRHRRSSSRSSSSSSPRSWKHSSYSRSRSSASRSSSSAKGSSRRRRESSARRRDFNRSRIYRSQSPHSSSRAAPRKDQPRSSGHSNSSSSTQRPGASGGGGSTEERNSLTARQLLEKVQSRKGSEDNVPGAKPGIKLKDPPQGYFGPKLPPSLGNKAMLPLFGKFPVGKKPVLLPLRRPEEPDKVPRGEAVEAEAEVILVEPIREFPPPPPPPPPPPQQLEEEVPKIVQEEARHLAPETQPMPEGRLFEREPAMLVQAYPAEPGQEPPSAGLEPLLPEIPQQQHQQQQQQQHQQQHQQPPHPYPGYPPPSLEEEDLYMEAEEDSSLAPLESQPITFTPEEMEKYSKLQQAAQQHIQQQLLAKQVKTFPSAAAAAAAAAAAAVNMAPAPPPAALQPIHIQQPSAAQGTATSITTVQHAILQHHAAATAAAIGIHPHPHHHHHPQQLTQVHHIPQHHLTPISLSPLGHSLIPAHHAAFLSSHPIHIIPASAIHPTPLALHHMHHAALYPTLFAPRPSAAAAAAALHLHPLLHPIFSGQDLQHPPNHGS encoded by the exons GATTATGCAGAGAAAGAGAAGGCCATAGCCAAGGCGCTGGAGGACCTGAGAGCCAACTTCTACTGCGAGCTTTGCGACAAGCAGTACCAGAAACACCAGGAGTTTGACAATCACATCAACTCCTACGACCACGCTCATAAGCAG AGGCTGAAGGAGCTGAAGCAGAGGGAGTTTGCGCGGAACGTGTCTTCGCGCTCTCGCCGGGAtgagaagaagcaggagaaggCTCTCCGGAGGCTGCTCGAGCTGGCAGAGCAGAGGAAGCAGCAGGACTG CGCCCCAGGCAGTGGGCCGATGTTCAAAGCCACGACCGTTGCAGTGGATGGGGAAAACAGTGAGGATGGCACCCCAATCCCTGAGGGGGCTTCTCTCCAAGAGGGGGCCTGCGAGGGGCCACACGGAGAGGACAAGGGAGCCTTCAGTTATGGCCAGATTGCCTGCGTAGCATCACCAAAGCAGGTGACTGCGGCCACCCTTCCTCCAGCCAGAAAcagcccctcctcctcctcctcctcctcctcctcctcttcctcctccactgcctcCACAGCCATGATGCCCAAAGTGAGCGTCTCCTTCTCCTTCGCCAAGAAAGCCCCTGTGAAGCTGGAGACGGCGGCCGCAGTGTTTGCAGAGCAGGGTGAGGAGGTCTCCTCTGAGGAGATCGCCAGAGAGGAGGAAAAGGCCGTGGACGAGTCCTCTGGGACTCCCAAGGCTCCCAGCAGTGATAGCCCAGGTAGGGTTCCTGACGAGGAGCCGgcgcagcaacagcagcaggatGAGGGCGGAGCATTGGCCTCCACTCTGTCCAAGCtaaagatgatgatgaaaagAGATGAAGCCTCATCCAATCAGGAGCCCCAATACTACCACTACGTTCCCCCGGCTCACTGCAGGGTCAAACCCAACTTCCAGTTCCTGCTCTTCATGAAGGCTTCCGATCAGAGCGGCtgcagagaggaagaggaggagcagGCAGCAGCCTCAAGCTCCTCTGAGAAGCAGACCAAGGCCCGGGAGGGCAAGCAGGAGAAGGAGCCTGAGAAACAACAGAGAGCATCAACAGAGCCAGGCTCCAGCACACCCAGGCTGAAAGTAGAGGAGGGAGCCGGGGGTTCCCCTCGGGTGAGCACTCCGTCCACAAAGGGAATGCCAGACTGCAGCCAAGAGGCAACTGAACCCCATGTGGGCCCCCGGCTCCCCACTGGCCCTTTTTTCCCAGTTCTCAGTAAAGACGAGAGCACCACTTTGCAgtggccttcagaactgctgGAGTTCACCCGTGCACAGCCCTCCCTCTCCTACAGCTGCAACCCCCTCTATTTCGACTTCAAGCTCTCACGGAACAAGGGGAGCCGTGGGGGGAGGCCCCCACGAAACACTGAAGCCAGTTGTGGGGCTGGGAAGCCAGGGAAGCCGGGGGGGGAGAGCACAGAAGTGGGCAGCCAAGAGCCAGTAGCAGGCACGAGTGGCAAAGTGACTGCCCCTTCTGGTGATAAAAAAGACAACTCCTCTAAGAAGGAAGATGGAACAGAGGAAGGGCAAAAGCAGCAGAACAACAgtgggaagaagaagaaaaagaagaagaagcacAAAAAGTCAGGCAAGCGGTCAAAGCGCAAGGAGAAGGAAAAAGGGACTGGCGAGGCAGAGATGGAAGCGGACGCGGCTGGAGAAAAGtccaaaaagaagaagaaacgcAAGCGGAAGAAGAGTAAGAGCAGAGCTTCGGAAGAAGAGGGGGAAGGCGGAGGGAAGGAGAGCTCTGCACCACAACAGGCTTCAGGGAGTGAAGACAAAGTGGAGAGTGGGAAGAGGAAACGGCCCCTGAAAGAGGAAACCCCAAGGCCAGGTGCTGAGGAGAGTAGCGTGGGCAAAACCTCAGAGCCGGCAAACTCCTTAGAAGAGCACAACGGCACCAAGCGACACAAACCAGAGCCCAGTACCCCGGCTCCGGTTCCAACTCCGGCTCCGGCTCCAACCAGCTCCACTTCCTCTATGCGGAAACGGTCCAGCAGTGGCGGGGGCCGGGGCAGTCGGCATGCGAGCAGTGAAGATGAGAGTGAAGATGGGGGTTCCTCCTCACAGCGCTCCCGCCACCATACCTCGCCCTCCCGGCAGCAGCGCCGGCACTACAGCGAGGACTCTGAGAGGTCGAGGAGCCGCTCGTCACGCAGAGGAGACCGGAggagcaggagagggagcaggaggGGGACACGGAGGGGACCGTCGTCACGAAGCCAGTCCTATTCCAGCAGCTCAGAGCGCTCCTCGGCAGGGAGCAGCCGGTACAGCGGACGTCGCGGCCGCAGCTACTCGGACAGTTACAGTGACTACAGTGAGGGGCCGCGGCGCCACTCCAAGCTGTCCTCGGACTCTGAGTACGAGCGGCGTGAGGGAGGGGGCAGCAGGCGGCGGTCCCGACGGCGGCattactcctcctcctcctcctcagaggACGACTCCAGCCGCTCCCGCAGCCACAGCCACCGGCACCATAGGCACCGGCGCAGCAGTTCACgcagctccagcagcagcagcccacGCAGCTGGAAGCACAGCAGCTACAGCCGCAGCCGCAGCTCGGCCAGCCGCTCCTCCAGTTCAGCCAAGGGCTCTTCGCGCCGGCGCAGAGAAAGCTCCGCCCGCCGCAGAGACTTCAACCGCTCCCGGATATACCGCTCCCAGtccccacactcctcctcccgCGCAGCCCCCAGGAAGGACCAGCCTCGAAGCAGTGGCCACAGCAACAGCTCCTCCTCCACTCAAAGGCCTGGTGCTAGTGGGGGAGGCGGCAGCACTGAGGAGAGGAACTCCTTGACTGCGCGGCAGCTACTGGAGAAGGTACAGTCCCGCAAGGGTTCTGAAGACAATGTGCCGGGTGCCAAGCCCGGGATCAAACTGAAGGACCCTCCGCAGGGCTACTTTGGACCAAAGCTGCCTCCCTCCCTGGGGAACAAGGCTATGTTGCCCCTGTTTGGAAAGTTTCCAGTGGGCAAGAAACCAGTGCTGTTGCCTCTGCGGCGTCCTGAGGAACCTGATAAGGTACCCAGAGGGGAGGCAGTGGAGGCCGAGGCTGAGGTGATCCTTGTGGAACCCATTCGAGAGTTCCCtccaccaccccctcccccaccgccACCTCCCCAGCAGCTGGAGGAGGAAGTTCCGAAAATCGTCCAGGAAGAGGCACGGCATTTGGCCCCTGAAACACAGCCCATGCCAGAGGGTCGGCTGTTTGAGCGGGAGCCCGCTATGCTAGTGCAGGCGTACCCTGCAGAGCCTGGGCAGGAGCcccccagtgctggcctggagCCCCTGCTGCCCGAGATACCACAGCAacagcatcagcagcagcagcagcaacagcatcagcagcagcaccagcaaCCGCCACACCCCTACCCTGGGTACCCTCCTCCAAGTCTGGAAGAGGAGGATCTGTACATGGAGGCTGAAGAGGACTCGTCCCTAGCCCCTCTAGAAAGCCAGCCCATCACCTTCACCCCCGAGGAGATGGAGAAGTATAGCAAACTGCAGCAGGCAGCCCAGCAGCACATCCAGCAGCAGCTCCTGGCCAAACAAGTCAAGACCTTCCcctcggcggcggcggcggcggcagctGCTGCTGCGGCGGCAGTGAACATGGCCCCGGCGCCACCCCCCGCTGCCCTGCAGCCCATCCACATCCAGCAGCCATCAGCAGCGCAAGGCACGGCCACCTCCATCACCACAGTGCAGCACGCCATCCTGCAGCACCACGCCGCCGCCACCGCTGCTGCCATTGGCAtccacccacacccacaccaccaccaccacccacagcaGCTGACACAGGTGCACCACATCCCCCAGCACCACCTGACGCCCATCTCCCTGTCCCCACTGGGCCACTCACTCATCCCTGCGCACCACGCTGCCTTCCTCTCCAGCCACCCCATCCACATCATTCCTGCATCCGCCATCCACCCGACCCCACTGGCCCTACACCACATGCACCACGCTGCCCTGTATCCCACGCTGTTTGCCCCCCGACCTAGtgctgccgccgccgccgccgccctgCACCTGCACCCCCTCCTACACCCCATCTTCTCTGGGCAAGATCTCCAGCACCCCCCCAATCATGGCTCCTGA
- the gpatch8 gene encoding G patch domain-containing protein 8 isoform X2: MQGRTDPVPIILKYDVMGMGRMEMELDYAEDATEKRRVLEVEKEDTEELRQKYKDYAEKEKAIAKALEDLRANFYCELCDKQYQKHQEFDNHINSYDHAHKQRLKELKQREFARNVSSRSRRDEKKQEKALRRLLELAEQRKQQDCAPGSGPMFKATTVAVDGENSEDGTPIPEGASLQEGACEGPHGEDKGAFSYGQIACVASPKQVTAATLPPARNSPSSSSSSSSSSSSSTASTAMMPKVSVSFSFAKKAPVKLETAAAVFAEQGEEVSSEEIAREEEKAVDESSGTPKAPSSDSPGRVPDEEPAQQQQQDEGGALASTLSKLKMMMKRDEASSNQEPQYYHYVPPAHCRVKPNFQFLLFMKASDQSGCREEEEEQAAASSSSEKQTKAREGKQEKEPEKQQRASTEPGSSTPRLKVEEGAGGSPRVSTPSTKGMPDCSQEATEPHVGPRLPTGPFFPVLSKDESTTLQWPSELLEFTRAQPSLSYSCNPLYFDFKLSRNKGSRGGRPPRNTEASCGAGKPGKPGGESTEVGSQEPVAGTSGKVTAPSGDKKDNSSKKEDGTEEGQKQQNNSGKKKKKKKKHKKSGKRSKRKEKEKGTGEAEMEADAAGEKSKKKKKRKRKKSKSRASEEEGEGGGKESSAPQQASGSEDKVESGKRKRPLKEETPRPGAEESSVGKTSEPANSLEEHNGTKRHKPEPSTPAPVPTPAPAPTSSTSSMRKRSSSGGGRGSRHASSEDESEDGGSSSQRSRHHTSPSRQQRRHYSEDSERSRSRSSRRGDRRSRRGSRRGTRRGPSSRSQSYSSSSERSSAGSSRYSGRRGRSYSDSYSDYSEGPRRHSKLSSDSEYERREGGGSRRRSRRRHYSSSSSSEDDSSRSRSHSHRHHRHRRSSSRSSSSSSPRSWKHSSYSRSRSSASRSSSSAKGSSRRRRESSARRRDFNRSRIYRSQSPHSSSRAAPRKDQPRSSGHSNSSSSTQRPGASGGGGSTEERNSLTARQLLEKVQSRKGSEDNVPGAKPGIKLKDPPQGYFGPKLPPSLGNKAMLPLFGKFPVGKKPVLLPLRRPEEPDKVPRGEAVEAEAEVILVEPIREFPPPPPPPPPPPQQLEEEVPKIVQEEARHLAPETQPMPEGRLFEREPAMLVQAYPAEPGQEPPSAGLEPLLPEIPQQQHQQQQQQQHQQQHQQPPHPYPGYPPPSLEEEDLYMEAEEDSSLAPLESQPITFTPEEMEKYSKLQQAAQQHIQQQLLAKQVKTFPSAAAAAAAAAAAAVNMAPAPPPAALQPIHIQQPSAAQGTATSITTVQHAILQHHAAATAAAIGIHPHPHHHHHPQQLTQVHHIPQHHLTPISLSPLGHSLIPAHHAAFLSSHPIHIIPASAIHPTPLALHHMHHAALYPTLFAPRPSAAAAAAALHLHPLLHPIFSGQDLQHPPNHGS, from the exons GATTATGCAGAGAAAGAGAAGGCCATAGCCAAGGCGCTGGAGGACCTGAGAGCCAACTTCTACTGCGAGCTTTGCGACAAGCAGTACCAGAAACACCAGGAGTTTGACAATCACATCAACTCCTACGACCACGCTCATAAGCAG AGGCTGAAGGAGCTGAAGCAGAGGGAGTTTGCGCGGAACGTGTCTTCGCGCTCTCGCCGGGAtgagaagaagcaggagaaggCTCTCCGGAGGCTGCTCGAGCTGGCAGAGCAGAGGAAGCAGCAGGACTG CGCCCCAGGCAGTGGGCCGATGTTCAAAGCCACGACCGTTGCAGTGGATGGGGAAAACAGTGAGGATGGCACCCCAATCCCTGAGGGGGCTTCTCTCCAAGAGGGGGCCTGCGAGGGGCCACACGGAGAGGACAAGGGAGCCTTCAGTTATGGCCAGATTGCCTGCGTAGCATCACCAAAGCAGGTGACTGCGGCCACCCTTCCTCCAGCCAGAAAcagcccctcctcctcctcctcctcctcctcctcctcttcctcctccactgcctcCACAGCCATGATGCCCAAAGTGAGCGTCTCCTTCTCCTTCGCCAAGAAAGCCCCTGTGAAGCTGGAGACGGCGGCCGCAGTGTTTGCAGAGCAGGGTGAGGAGGTCTCCTCTGAGGAGATCGCCAGAGAGGAGGAAAAGGCCGTGGACGAGTCCTCTGGGACTCCCAAGGCTCCCAGCAGTGATAGCCCAGGTAGGGTTCCTGACGAGGAGCCGgcgcagcaacagcagcaggatGAGGGCGGAGCATTGGCCTCCACTCTGTCCAAGCtaaagatgatgatgaaaagAGATGAAGCCTCATCCAATCAGGAGCCCCAATACTACCACTACGTTCCCCCGGCTCACTGCAGGGTCAAACCCAACTTCCAGTTCCTGCTCTTCATGAAGGCTTCCGATCAGAGCGGCtgcagagaggaagaggaggagcagGCAGCAGCCTCAAGCTCCTCTGAGAAGCAGACCAAGGCCCGGGAGGGCAAGCAGGAGAAGGAGCCTGAGAAACAACAGAGAGCATCAACAGAGCCAGGCTCCAGCACACCCAGGCTGAAAGTAGAGGAGGGAGCCGGGGGTTCCCCTCGGGTGAGCACTCCGTCCACAAAGGGAATGCCAGACTGCAGCCAAGAGGCAACTGAACCCCATGTGGGCCCCCGGCTCCCCACTGGCCCTTTTTTCCCAGTTCTCAGTAAAGACGAGAGCACCACTTTGCAgtggccttcagaactgctgGAGTTCACCCGTGCACAGCCCTCCCTCTCCTACAGCTGCAACCCCCTCTATTTCGACTTCAAGCTCTCACGGAACAAGGGGAGCCGTGGGGGGAGGCCCCCACGAAACACTGAAGCCAGTTGTGGGGCTGGGAAGCCAGGGAAGCCGGGGGGGGAGAGCACAGAAGTGGGCAGCCAAGAGCCAGTAGCAGGCACGAGTGGCAAAGTGACTGCCCCTTCTGGTGATAAAAAAGACAACTCCTCTAAGAAGGAAGATGGAACAGAGGAAGGGCAAAAGCAGCAGAACAACAgtgggaagaagaagaaaaagaagaagaagcacAAAAAGTCAGGCAAGCGGTCAAAGCGCAAGGAGAAGGAAAAAGGGACTGGCGAGGCAGAGATGGAAGCGGACGCGGCTGGAGAAAAGtccaaaaagaagaagaaacgcAAGCGGAAGAAGAGTAAGAGCAGAGCTTCGGAAGAAGAGGGGGAAGGCGGAGGGAAGGAGAGCTCTGCACCACAACAGGCTTCAGGGAGTGAAGACAAAGTGGAGAGTGGGAAGAGGAAACGGCCCCTGAAAGAGGAAACCCCAAGGCCAGGTGCTGAGGAGAGTAGCGTGGGCAAAACCTCAGAGCCGGCAAACTCCTTAGAAGAGCACAACGGCACCAAGCGACACAAACCAGAGCCCAGTACCCCGGCTCCGGTTCCAACTCCGGCTCCGGCTCCAACCAGCTCCACTTCCTCTATGCGGAAACGGTCCAGCAGTGGCGGGGGCCGGGGCAGTCGGCATGCGAGCAGTGAAGATGAGAGTGAAGATGGGGGTTCCTCCTCACAGCGCTCCCGCCACCATACCTCGCCCTCCCGGCAGCAGCGCCGGCACTACAGCGAGGACTCTGAGAGGTCGAGGAGCCGCTCGTCACGCAGAGGAGACCGGAggagcaggagagggagcaggaggGGGACACGGAGGGGACCGTCGTCACGAAGCCAGTCCTATTCCAGCAGCTCAGAGCGCTCCTCGGCAGGGAGCAGCCGGTACAGCGGACGTCGCGGCCGCAGCTACTCGGACAGTTACAGTGACTACAGTGAGGGGCCGCGGCGCCACTCCAAGCTGTCCTCGGACTCTGAGTACGAGCGGCGTGAGGGAGGGGGCAGCAGGCGGCGGTCCCGACGGCGGCattactcctcctcctcctcctcagaggACGACTCCAGCCGCTCCCGCAGCCACAGCCACCGGCACCATAGGCACCGGCGCAGCAGTTCACgcagctccagcagcagcagcccacGCAGCTGGAAGCACAGCAGCTACAGCCGCAGCCGCAGCTCGGCCAGCCGCTCCTCCAGTTCAGCCAAGGGCTCTTCGCGCCGGCGCAGAGAAAGCTCCGCCCGCCGCAGAGACTTCAACCGCTCCCGGATATACCGCTCCCAGtccccacactcctcctcccgCGCAGCCCCCAGGAAGGACCAGCCTCGAAGCAGTGGCCACAGCAACAGCTCCTCCTCCACTCAAAGGCCTGGTGCTAGTGGGGGAGGCGGCAGCACTGAGGAGAGGAACTCCTTGACTGCGCGGCAGCTACTGGAGAAGGTACAGTCCCGCAAGGGTTCTGAAGACAATGTGCCGGGTGCCAAGCCCGGGATCAAACTGAAGGACCCTCCGCAGGGCTACTTTGGACCAAAGCTGCCTCCCTCCCTGGGGAACAAGGCTATGTTGCCCCTGTTTGGAAAGTTTCCAGTGGGCAAGAAACCAGTGCTGTTGCCTCTGCGGCGTCCTGAGGAACCTGATAAGGTACCCAGAGGGGAGGCAGTGGAGGCCGAGGCTGAGGTGATCCTTGTGGAACCCATTCGAGAGTTCCCtccaccaccccctcccccaccgccACCTCCCCAGCAGCTGGAGGAGGAAGTTCCGAAAATCGTCCAGGAAGAGGCACGGCATTTGGCCCCTGAAACACAGCCCATGCCAGAGGGTCGGCTGTTTGAGCGGGAGCCCGCTATGCTAGTGCAGGCGTACCCTGCAGAGCCTGGGCAGGAGCcccccagtgctggcctggagCCCCTGCTGCCCGAGATACCACAGCAacagcatcagcagcagcagcagcaacagcatcagcagcagcaccagcaaCCGCCACACCCCTACCCTGGGTACCCTCCTCCAAGTCTGGAAGAGGAGGATCTGTACATGGAGGCTGAAGAGGACTCGTCCCTAGCCCCTCTAGAAAGCCAGCCCATCACCTTCACCCCCGAGGAGATGGAGAAGTATAGCAAACTGCAGCAGGCAGCCCAGCAGCACATCCAGCAGCAGCTCCTGGCCAAACAAGTCAAGACCTTCCcctcggcggcggcggcggcggcagctGCTGCTGCGGCGGCAGTGAACATGGCCCCGGCGCCACCCCCCGCTGCCCTGCAGCCCATCCACATCCAGCAGCCATCAGCAGCGCAAGGCACGGCCACCTCCATCACCACAGTGCAGCACGCCATCCTGCAGCACCACGCCGCCGCCACCGCTGCTGCCATTGGCAtccacccacacccacaccaccaccaccacccacagcaGCTGACACAGGTGCACCACATCCCCCAGCACCACCTGACGCCCATCTCCCTGTCCCCACTGGGCCACTCACTCATCCCTGCGCACCACGCTGCCTTCCTCTCCAGCCACCCCATCCACATCATTCCTGCATCCGCCATCCACCCGACCCCACTGGCCCTACACCACATGCACCACGCTGCCCTGTATCCCACGCTGTTTGCCCCCCGACCTAGtgctgccgccgccgccgccgccctgCACCTGCACCCCCTCCTACACCCCATCTTCTCTGGGCAAGATCTCCAGCACCCCCCCAATCATGGCTCCTGA